In Stenotrophomonas sp. ASS1, the following proteins share a genomic window:
- a CDS encoding S9 family peptidase, translated as MKLRHALLPLSLLAALPSVAAARGLEVRDMVAMDRVSAPVLTTDGGTVVFAKRSVDANLKASTALFARNLRTRDAAPPKQITPAGWSVNSASLSADGQTVYFLSAKNGSQQLYAQPINGGTPRQLTDFPVDVDSYHVSPQDDRVLFSAGVFQACASDLACTEKKLKEKKDAKASGQVWDSLFVRHWDTWNDGRRNTLFVAPLPAGKAGAVKGASALSATIDGDAPSKPFGGNDDFAWSPDGASVVASIRVAGKQEPWSTNFDLYRFDAAGKQAPVNLTASNPAWDAGPVFSADGKTLFYRAMKRPGFEADRFGLMAMDLASGKSREIAPQWDRSAGGITLSADGASIYTTADDLGEHPLFQIDVASGKATKLIGDGSVTSVDVAGNSVAITRNSLKSNDQVLVGLLPAAGEAIGELRALTPSAGEVLKDVSFGDYEQFEFKGWNNDTVHGYVVKPHNYQEGKSYPVAFLIHGGPQGSFGNGWSYRWNPQTYAGQGYAVVMIDFHGSTGYGQAFTDAISQHWGDRPLEDLQKGWDAALKKYSFLNGDKACALGASYGGFMVNWIAGNWNGPFKCLVNHDGVFDQRMMGYATEELWFTEWEQGGTPYQKAANYEKFNPVNHVADWKKPILVIHGQQDFRIPVEQGLAAFTAAQRQGIESKFLYFPDENHWVLKPNNSILWHDTVNAWLKQHIGN; from the coding sequence ATGAAACTGCGTCATGCCCTGCTGCCACTGAGCCTGCTGGCTGCCCTGCCCAGCGTTGCCGCTGCCCGTGGCCTGGAAGTCCGCGACATGGTGGCCATGGACCGCGTCTCCGCGCCGGTACTGACCACGGACGGTGGCACTGTGGTGTTCGCCAAGCGCAGCGTGGACGCCAACCTGAAGGCCTCCACCGCGCTGTTCGCGCGCAACCTGCGCACGCGTGACGCCGCTCCGCCGAAGCAGATCACCCCGGCTGGCTGGAGCGTCAATTCCGCGTCGCTGTCGGCCGATGGCCAGACCGTGTATTTCCTCAGTGCCAAGAACGGCAGCCAGCAGCTGTACGCGCAGCCGATCAACGGCGGCACCCCGCGCCAGCTGACCGACTTCCCGGTGGACGTGGACAGCTACCACGTGTCACCGCAGGACGACCGCGTGCTGTTCAGTGCCGGCGTGTTCCAGGCCTGTGCCTCGGATCTGGCCTGCACCGAGAAGAAGCTGAAGGAAAAGAAGGACGCCAAGGCCAGCGGCCAGGTGTGGGATTCGCTGTTCGTGCGCCACTGGGATACCTGGAACGACGGCCGCCGCAACACCCTGTTCGTGGCACCGCTGCCGGCAGGCAAGGCCGGGGCGGTCAAGGGCGCCTCGGCGCTGAGCGCGACCATCGACGGCGATGCACCGTCCAAGCCGTTCGGTGGCAATGACGATTTCGCGTGGTCGCCGGATGGCGCCAGCGTGGTGGCCAGCATCCGCGTGGCCGGCAAGCAGGAGCCGTGGTCGACCAACTTCGACCTGTACCGCTTCGACGCTGCGGGCAAGCAGGCGCCGGTCAATCTGACCGCCTCCAATCCGGCCTGGGATGCCGGCCCGGTGTTCAGTGCCGACGGCAAGACCCTGTTCTACCGTGCGATGAAGCGCCCGGGCTTCGAGGCCGACCGTTTCGGCCTGATGGCGATGGACCTGGCCAGCGGCAAGAGCCGTGAGATCGCCCCGCAGTGGGATCGTTCGGCCGGCGGCATCACCCTGTCCGCCGACGGCGCCAGCATCTACACCACTGCCGATGATCTCGGCGAGCACCCGCTGTTCCAGATCGACGTGGCCAGCGGCAAGGCCACCAAACTGATCGGCGACGGCAGCGTGACCTCGGTCGACGTGGCCGGCAACAGCGTGGCGATCACCCGCAACAGCCTGAAGAGCAACGACCAGGTGCTGGTCGGCCTGCTGCCGGCCGCGGGCGAAGCCATCGGCGAACTGCGCGCGCTGACCCCGTCTGCCGGCGAGGTGCTCAAGGATGTCAGCTTCGGCGACTACGAACAGTTCGAGTTCAAGGGCTGGAACAACGACACCGTGCACGGCTATGTGGTCAAGCCGCACAACTACCAGGAAGGCAAGTCGTACCCGGTCGCGTTCCTGATCCACGGCGGCCCGCAGGGCAGCTTCGGCAATGGCTGGAGCTACCGCTGGAACCCGCAGACCTATGCAGGCCAGGGCTACGCCGTGGTGATGATCGACTTCCACGGTTCCACCGGCTATGGCCAGGCCTTCACCGATGCGATCAGCCAGCACTGGGGCGACCGTCCGCTGGAAGACCTGCAGAAGGGCTGGGACGCGGCGCTGAAGAAGTATTCCTTCCTCAACGGTGACAAGGCCTGTGCGCTGGGCGCCAGCTACGGCGGCTTCATGGTCAACTGGATCGCCGGCAACTGGAACGGCCCGTTCAAGTGCCTGGTCAACCATGACGGCGTGTTCGACCAGCGCATGATGGGCTACGCCACCGAAGAACTGTGGTTCACCGAGTGGGAGCAGGGCGGTACGCCGTACCAGAAGGCGGCGAACTACGAGAAGTTCAACCCGGTCAACCACGTGGCGGACTGGAAGAAGCCGATCCTGGTCATCCACGGCCAGCAGGACTTCCGTATTCCGGTCGAGCAGGGCCTGGCCGCGTTCACTGCTGCCCAGCGCCAGGGCATCGAATCGAAGTTCCTGTACTTCCCGGATGAAAACCACTGGGTGCTGAAGCCGAACAACAGCATCCTGTGGCATGACACCGTCAATGCCTGGCTGAAGCAGCACATCGGCAACTGA
- a CDS encoding DUF819 family protein, whose product MPSTALIQNDIVVFGLIAATLGAVFWTASREQGLWKRFYTFVPALLLCYLIPGIYNTVGLIDGQNTKLYNPIARDILLPAALILLTLAVDIKGILRLGPKLVLMYLGASASIMLGAVVAFLVMRALHPETVAGDTWAGMAALAGSWIGGGANMLAMREVFDVNATTFGQFAVVDVGVGYVWMAALIFLAGRAAKIDARSGADTSAIDELKERIARFQAEHERVPSLTDLMLIVAVAFGGVGLSHAIGAPLAAWFKANVSWASQFSLDAPFVWVVVLSTTLGLSLSFTRARTLEGAGASRLGSLLLYFLIACIGMQMDLLALLDRPWLFLLGLIWIAVHIALLWCLGKLLKVPFFYFAIGSQSNIGGPASAPVVAAAFHPALAPVGVLLGTMGYATGTYLAYIVGITLRALAGQG is encoded by the coding sequence ATGCCCTCGACCGCCCTGATCCAGAACGACATCGTCGTCTTCGGTTTGATCGCCGCCACCCTGGGCGCCGTGTTCTGGACCGCCTCGCGCGAGCAGGGCCTGTGGAAACGCTTCTACACCTTCGTGCCGGCACTGCTGCTGTGCTACCTGATTCCCGGCATCTACAACACCGTCGGCCTGATCGACGGTCAGAACACCAAGCTCTACAACCCGATCGCACGCGACATCCTGTTGCCGGCAGCGTTGATCCTGCTGACCCTGGCGGTGGACATCAAAGGCATCCTGCGGCTCGGCCCGAAGCTGGTGCTGATGTACCTGGGTGCGTCCGCCAGCATCATGCTGGGAGCGGTGGTGGCTTTCCTGGTGATGCGCGCGCTGCATCCGGAAACGGTGGCCGGTGACACCTGGGCCGGCATGGCCGCACTGGCCGGCAGCTGGATCGGCGGCGGTGCCAACATGCTGGCGATGCGCGAAGTGTTCGACGTCAACGCCACCACGTTCGGCCAGTTCGCGGTGGTCGATGTCGGTGTCGGTTACGTGTGGATGGCCGCGCTGATCTTCCTGGCCGGGCGCGCAGCGAAGATCGACGCGCGCAGCGGTGCCGACACGTCGGCCATCGATGAGCTGAAGGAGCGCATCGCGCGCTTCCAGGCCGAGCATGAGCGCGTCCCCAGCCTCACCGACCTGATGCTGATCGTGGCGGTGGCCTTCGGCGGCGTGGGTCTGTCACACGCGATCGGTGCGCCGCTGGCGGCATGGTTCAAGGCCAATGTCAGCTGGGCCTCGCAGTTCAGCCTGGATGCGCCGTTCGTGTGGGTGGTGGTGCTGTCGACCACGCTGGGCCTGAGCCTGAGCTTCACCCGTGCACGCACGCTGGAAGGTGCGGGCGCCTCGCGGCTGGGTTCGCTGCTGCTGTACTTCCTGATTGCCTGCATCGGCATGCAGATGGATCTGCTGGCGCTGCTGGACCGCCCGTGGCTGTTCCTGCTCGGCCTGATCTGGATTGCCGTGCACATCGCGCTGCTGTGGTGCCTGGGCAAGCTGCTGAAGGTGCCGTTCTTCTATTTCGCGATCGGTTCGCAGTCGAACATTGGTGGCCCGGCTTCGGCGCCGGTGGTGGCTGCAGCGTTCCATCCGGCCCTGGCGCCGGTGGGCGTGTTGCTGGGCACGATGGGCTACGCCACCGGCACCTACCTGGCCTACATCGTCGGCATTACCCTGCGCGCGCTGGCAGGGCAGGGCTGA
- the minE gene encoding cell division topological specificity factor MinE has protein sequence MGLFDFLKAKKTTAETAKNRLQIIIAQERSNRGGPDYLPLLQRELLEVIKKYVNIDVDAVKVDLVKDGQHDVLDISVALPEGPDKP, from the coding sequence ATGGGCCTGTTTGATTTCCTCAAAGCGAAGAAGACCACCGCCGAAACCGCCAAGAACCGCCTGCAGATCATCATCGCGCAGGAACGCAGCAACCGCGGTGGCCCGGACTACCTGCCACTGCTGCAGCGCGAACTGCTGGAAGTGATCAAGAAGTACGTGAACATCGACGTCGATGCAGTGAAGGTCGACCTGGTGAAGGATGGCCAGCACGATGTACTGGACATCTCAGTGGCGCTGCCTGAAGGCCCGGACAAACCCTGA
- the minD gene encoding septum site-determining protein MinD, with product MAEIIVVTSGKGGVGKTTSSASLACGLARRGKKVAVIDFDVGLRNLDLIMGCERRVVYDFVNVVHGEATLKQALIKDKRFENLYVLAASQTRDKDALTQEGVGKVLKDLAADGFDYIICDSPAGIEKGAFLAMYFADRAVVVVNPEVSSVRDSDRIIGLLDSKTHKAESGQDVPAFLLLTRYTPLRVESGEMLSIADVEEVLGLKAIGVIPESGDVLNASNKGEPVILDVESAAGQAYDDAVARILGEERPMRFTNVEKKGFFSKLFGG from the coding sequence TTGGCTGAAATCATCGTAGTCACCTCCGGCAAGGGCGGCGTCGGCAAGACCACTTCCAGCGCGAGCCTGGCCTGCGGCCTGGCACGGCGCGGCAAGAAGGTGGCGGTGATCGACTTCGACGTCGGCCTGCGCAACCTCGACCTGATCATGGGCTGCGAACGCCGCGTGGTGTACGACTTCGTCAACGTCGTGCACGGCGAAGCGACCCTCAAGCAGGCCCTGATCAAGGACAAGCGCTTCGAGAACCTGTACGTGCTGGCCGCCTCGCAGACCCGCGACAAGGACGCACTGACCCAGGAAGGCGTGGGCAAGGTCCTGAAGGACCTGGCCGCCGACGGCTTCGACTACATCATCTGCGACTCCCCGGCCGGCATCGAGAAGGGCGCCTTCCTGGCGATGTACTTCGCCGACCGTGCGGTGGTGGTGGTGAACCCGGAAGTGTCGTCGGTGCGCGACTCGGACCGCATCATCGGCCTGCTCGACTCGAAGACCCACAAGGCCGAGTCCGGCCAGGACGTGCCGGCCTTCCTGCTGCTGACCCGCTACACCCCGCTGCGCGTGGAAAGCGGCGAGATGCTCAGCATCGCCGACGTCGAGGAAGTGCTCGGCCTGAAGGCGATCGGCGTGATCCCCGAGTCGGGTGACGTGCTCAACGCCTCCAACAAGGGCGAGCCGGTCATCCTGGATGTCGAGTCCGCAGCCGGCCAGGCCTACGACGACGCCGTCGCGCGCATCCTCGGCGAAGAACGCCCGATGCGCTTCACCAACGTCGAGAAGAAGGGCTTCTTCAGCAAGCTGTTCGGAGGGTAA
- the minC gene encoding septum site-determining protein MinC — MDTCPASAGAGTAADGDLSVAVNFDYEQAGELKIGQVGIANLRIRTLDVERLVQEMRERVTRAPKLFGRAAVILDFGGLSQVPDVATAQALVDGLRSAGVLPVALAYGTSAVDLLSQQLGLPLLAKFRAQYERAEAEPAPPPPPAPEPRRAARAEPKPAPATPVAKVADAAAPQPGRMQLGNVRSGQQLYAENCDLTVMATVGAGAEVIADGSIHIYGTLRGRALAGAQGNTAARIFCRDFHAELVAIAGHYKVLDDVPDSLRGKAVQVWLEQDQIKIAALD; from the coding sequence ATGGACACGTGCCCGGCATCTGCCGGCGCAGGCACAGCGGCCGACGGGGACCTGAGCGTGGCGGTGAATTTCGATTACGAACAGGCCGGTGAACTGAAGATCGGCCAGGTGGGCATCGCCAACCTGCGCATCCGTACCCTTGATGTCGAACGCCTCGTGCAGGAAATGCGCGAACGCGTCACCCGTGCGCCGAAACTGTTCGGCCGCGCCGCGGTGATCCTCGACTTCGGCGGCCTGAGCCAGGTGCCGGACGTGGCCACCGCGCAGGCGCTGGTCGATGGCCTGCGCAGTGCCGGCGTGCTGCCGGTGGCGCTGGCCTATGGCACCAGCGCGGTCGACCTGCTCTCGCAGCAGCTCGGGCTGCCACTGCTGGCCAAGTTCCGCGCCCAGTACGAGCGTGCCGAGGCCGAGCCGGCCCCGCCGCCGCCGCCCGCGCCGGAACCGCGTCGCGCAGCCCGTGCCGAACCGAAGCCGGCACCGGCCACGCCGGTGGCCAAGGTTGCCGACGCCGCCGCACCGCAGCCGGGCCGCATGCAGCTGGGCAACGTGCGTTCGGGCCAGCAGCTGTACGCTGAAAACTGCGACCTGACCGTGATGGCCACCGTCGGCGCCGGCGCCGAGGTCATCGCCGATGGCAGCATCCACATCTACGGCACCCTGCGCGGCCGCGCGCTGGCAGGGGCACAGGGCAACACCGCGGCACGCATCTTCTGCCGTGATTTCCATGCGGAACTGGTCGCCATTGCAGGCCACTACAAGGTACTGGACGATGTCCCGGACTCCCTGCGCGGCAAGGCCGTGCAGGTGTGGCTGGAACAGGACCAGATCAAGATCGCTGCGCTGGACTGA
- a CDS encoding GNAT family N-acetyltransferase gives MSIVIRDVREHELDSVLALNNNAGLAILPLDAARLRLFYETAEYFRVAERDGNLAGFLIGFGSDSQHDSSNFAWFKQQLDTPFFYIDRIVVASRRRGGGVGRAFYADAQSFAELRYPQMTCEVFLDHGADAALLFHGSFGFRELGQNTMPQVDVRASMLAKELCSYPWVQETYGGKLPDVAWTRARHLPAQAQRPTGT, from the coding sequence ATGTCGATTGTCATCCGCGACGTGCGCGAGCACGAGCTCGATTCCGTCCTGGCTTTGAACAACAACGCTGGCCTGGCCATCCTTCCCCTGGATGCGGCCCGCCTGCGCCTGTTCTACGAAACCGCTGAGTATTTCCGCGTCGCCGAGCGCGACGGCAACCTGGCCGGCTTCCTGATCGGCTTCGGCAGCGACAGCCAGCACGACAGCAGCAATTTCGCCTGGTTCAAGCAGCAGCTGGACACCCCGTTCTTCTATATCGACCGCATCGTGGTCGCCAGCCGCCGTCGTGGCGGTGGCGTCGGCCGTGCGTTCTATGCCGACGCGCAGAGCTTTGCCGAGCTGCGCTACCCGCAGATGACCTGCGAAGTCTTCCTCGACCATGGCGCCGATGCCGCCCTGCTCTTCCACGGCAGCTTCGGCTTCCGCGAGCTGGGCCAGAACACCATGCCGCAGGTCGACGTGCGCGCCAGCATGCTGGCCAAGGAACTGTGCAGCTACCCGTGGGTCCAGGAGACCTACGGCGGCAAGCTGCCGGATGTGGCATGGACACGTGCCCGGCATCTGCCGGCGCAGGCACAGCGGCCGACGGGGACCTGA
- a CDS encoding sensor histidine kinase: MLARLNHNAMLRYSGLFTWGTVGLWLAIYLIDPVSLTLETLDGEAGFRIIPWASAYLAFGIVYWALTRSLGEGRPGFFDHAALILLTACAIGVSYFSGTALGSILLMVVAGLLPWLLGPRIGVVWLVASNLAVLPVYIQPLGFPPFIAVLQAVGYMGFSSFVFVIALVARRQAEARDEQRRLNSELRATRALLAESARVNERTRISRELHDLLGHQLTALTLNLEVAGHLADGQALEHVKRSHALAKLLLGNVREVVSQLRETGAIDLAAALRPLTENVPSLDIQLEIEDPLNVEDPQRAHVLLRCTQEIITNAVRHAGARHLWIKVYREAPDRVVVEARDDGVGADMVNVGNGLRGMRERLQQCGGQLQVETRPGEGFRLRATVPATVLVAALTKVPEGVR, encoded by the coding sequence ATGCTGGCCCGACTGAACCACAATGCGATGCTGCGCTACTCCGGGTTGTTCACCTGGGGCACCGTCGGCCTTTGGCTCGCGATCTACCTGATCGATCCTGTCTCGCTGACGCTGGAGACGCTGGACGGCGAAGCCGGCTTCCGCATCATTCCTTGGGCCTCGGCCTACCTGGCTTTCGGCATCGTGTACTGGGCGCTGACCCGCTCGCTGGGCGAGGGCCGTCCGGGCTTCTTCGACCACGCGGCGCTGATCCTGCTGACCGCCTGCGCGATCGGCGTGAGCTATTTTTCCGGTACCGCGCTGGGCAGCATCCTGCTGATGGTGGTGGCCGGCCTGCTGCCATGGCTGCTGGGGCCGCGCATCGGCGTGGTCTGGCTGGTGGCCAGCAACCTGGCGGTGTTGCCGGTCTACATCCAGCCGCTGGGCTTCCCGCCGTTCATCGCCGTGCTGCAGGCGGTGGGCTACATGGGCTTCTCCAGCTTCGTGTTCGTGATCGCGCTGGTGGCCCGTCGCCAGGCCGAGGCCCGCGACGAACAGCGCCGGCTCAACTCGGAACTGCGTGCCACCCGCGCCCTGCTGGCCGAGAGCGCCCGGGTCAATGAGCGCACGCGCATCTCGCGCGAGCTGCATGACCTGCTGGGCCACCAGCTGACCGCGCTGACCCTGAACCTGGAAGTGGCCGGCCACCTGGCCGACGGCCAGGCGCTGGAGCATGTGAAGCGTTCCCACGCATTGGCCAAGCTGCTGCTGGGCAACGTGCGTGAGGTGGTCAGCCAGCTGCGCGAGACCGGCGCCATCGATCTGGCGGCGGCGCTGCGCCCGCTGACCGAGAACGTGCCCTCGCTGGACATCCAGCTGGAGATCGAGGATCCGCTGAACGTGGAGGACCCGCAGCGGGCCCACGTGCTGCTGCGCTGTACCCAGGAGATCATCACCAACGCGGTGCGCCATGCCGGCGCCCGCCACCTGTGGATCAAGGTGTACCGTGAAGCCCCCGACCGGGTGGTGGTGGAGGCCCGCGACGACGGCGTCGGCGCGGATATGGTCAATGTGGGCAATGGCTTGCGCGGCATGCGCGAGCGCCTGCAACAATGTGGTGGCCAGCTGCAGGTCGAAACCCGTCCCGGTGAAGGCTTCCGGCTGCGGGCGACGGTGCCGGCAACGGTGCTGGTGGCCGCCCTTACCAAGGTTCCTGAAGGAGTGCGTTGA
- a CDS encoding response regulator transcription factor — MIRVCLVDDQTLVRQGIRSLLALDDGIEVVAEAGDGRQAVELIPQVRPDVVLMDMRMPVMSGLEALQVLSRQEQLPPTIILTTFDDDQLVLAGLKAGAKGYLLKDVTLAQLVGAIRTVADGGSLVQPAVTQRLLSGLEHMRNEFVSLDRPDPLTDRETEILRLMASGFSNKEIANSLGVAEGTIKNHVSNILSKLGVRDRTRAVLKAFELQLV; from the coding sequence ATGATTCGCGTCTGCCTGGTCGACGACCAAACCCTGGTGCGGCAGGGAATCCGCTCCCTGCTGGCGCTCGACGACGGTATCGAGGTGGTGGCCGAGGCCGGCGATGGCCGGCAGGCGGTCGAGCTGATACCGCAGGTGCGCCCCGACGTGGTGCTGATGGACATGCGCATGCCGGTGATGTCCGGGCTGGAGGCGCTGCAGGTGCTGTCGCGCCAGGAGCAGCTGCCACCGACCATCATCCTCACCACTTTCGACGACGACCAGCTGGTGCTGGCCGGGCTCAAGGCCGGAGCCAAGGGCTACCTGCTCAAGGACGTGACCCTGGCGCAGCTGGTCGGTGCCATCCGCACCGTGGCCGACGGCGGTTCGCTGGTGCAGCCGGCCGTGACCCAGCGCCTGCTCTCCGGCCTGGAGCACATGCGCAACGAGTTCGTCAGCCTGGACCGCCCGGACCCGTTGACCGACCGCGAAACCGAGATCCTGCGCCTGATGGCCAGTGGCTTCTCCAACAAGGAGATCGCCAACTCGCTGGGTGTGGCCGAAGGCACCATCAAGAACCATGTGTCCAACATCCTGTCCAAGCTGGGCGTGCGCGACCGTACGCGCGCCGTACTGAAGGCGTTCGAACTCCAGCTGGTCTGA
- a CDS encoding SRPBCC family protein → MTRIIEFLIALGIVAGLFVIIGVCLPGERHITESIETNRKMTIVYDTVSSLRRFKDWNPLVLRDPAVELKLSGPASGVGATLDFTSKDLGTGSWKITEAEENKRVAIAIDDATKGHDKITTFTLEPTGKGGRNVKITQDYSVKYGFDLFGRYAGLYVSRQIGDDIKMGLSRMANMLASVPNVDYRTPEAPLTDLAIVNVPAEDLLVVNAGNVDRGQDTITKSIKDNQEWIKRVMEANGLEAAGPFRIITTDFGQEKYAFDIAQPVKKKGAEGATAEELTVKIDGGAPVKYVHVAPHRSAHAAYTGHMAGLDVARNGLRAWAVTNGSEVVDRPYETWKDGLDKSFTPEATYDIYWAVK, encoded by the coding sequence ATGACCCGTATTATCGAGTTCCTGATCGCCTTGGGGATCGTGGCTGGCCTGTTCGTCATCATTGGCGTATGTCTGCCGGGCGAGCGTCACATCACCGAAAGCATCGAGACCAACCGCAAGATGACGATCGTGTACGACACGGTCAGCAGCCTGCGCCGCTTCAAGGACTGGAACCCGCTGGTACTGCGCGATCCCGCCGTTGAACTGAAGCTGTCCGGCCCGGCCTCCGGCGTCGGTGCCACCCTCGACTTCACCTCCAAGGACCTGGGCACCGGTTCCTGGAAGATCACCGAAGCCGAAGAGAACAAGCGTGTTGCGATCGCCATCGATGACGCCACCAAGGGTCACGACAAGATCACCACCTTCACGCTGGAGCCGACCGGCAAGGGTGGCCGCAACGTCAAGATCACCCAGGACTACTCGGTGAAGTACGGCTTCGACCTGTTCGGCCGTTATGCCGGCCTGTATGTCAGCCGCCAGATCGGCGACGACATCAAGATGGGTCTGTCGCGTATGGCCAACATGCTGGCCAGCGTCCCGAACGTGGACTACCGCACCCCGGAAGCCCCGCTGACCGATCTGGCCATCGTCAATGTGCCGGCTGAAGACCTGCTGGTCGTCAACGCCGGTAACGTGGACCGCGGTCAGGACACGATCACCAAGTCCATCAAGGACAACCAGGAGTGGATCAAGCGCGTGATGGAGGCCAATGGCCTTGAAGCCGCCGGTCCGTTCCGCATCATCACCACCGATTTCGGTCAGGAAAAGTACGCCTTCGACATCGCCCAGCCGGTGAAGAAGAAGGGTGCTGAAGGTGCCACTGCTGAAGAGCTGACCGTCAAGATCGACGGCGGCGCTCCGGTCAAGTACGTGCACGTGGCCCCGCACCGTTCGGCGCATGCCGCCTACACCGGCCACATGGCGGGTCTGGACGTGGCCCGCAACGGCCTGCGTGCCTGGGCTGTGACCAACGGTTCGGAAGTGGTCGATCGCCCGTACGAAACCTGGAAGGACGGTCTGGACAAGTCGTTCACCCCGGAAGCGACCTACGACATCTACTGGGCCGTCAAGTAA
- a CDS encoding DUF423 domain-containing protein — protein sequence MFNLERRARKPSLLACLGALLAAASIGLSAYASHGVADPLAQQHLNMAALYAFAHGAVLVALGPRAQGAIAHLALYVLLLGVLLFSGSLVGGALWQWPTRMAPIGGTSMMAGWVLLAINALRR from the coding sequence ATGTTCAATCTCGAACGTCGCGCACGTAAGCCATCACTGCTGGCCTGCCTGGGGGCGCTGCTGGCCGCCGCCTCTATCGGCCTGTCGGCCTATGCCTCGCACGGTGTGGCCGACCCGCTGGCGCAGCAGCATCTGAACATGGCGGCGCTCTATGCGTTCGCGCATGGCGCGGTACTGGTGGCGCTCGGGCCGCGCGCGCAGGGTGCGATCGCGCACCTGGCGTTGTACGTGCTGCTGCTGGGCGTGCTGCTGTTTTCCGGCAGCCTGGTGGGCGGTGCGTTGTGGCAGTGGCCGACGCGGATGGCACCGATCGGTGGCACCAGCATGATGGCCGGATGGGTGCTGCTGGCGATCAATGCGTTGAGGCGGTGA
- a CDS encoding M15 family metallopeptidase, with protein MQRRLPLLINTEAIELWPADLLRARSNLDARLLSQAQWVLRRKRDGRYLAAVLPHGVHSMVPRLPREPGVEEALALLDAAAARPFGAGLEDQWLPLAGLQQRLQQLGLDPQRYADHSGLPLEPEPCLLHFAGRDRFARPLWLRQGAAQGWRRMRLHAAQDGIALDAISGFRSHAYQLGIFERKLARGLSVAEILKVNAAPGFSEHHSGHALDIGTPGDAPAEESFEATDAFAWLQANAGGHGFQLSYPRDNPHGIVYEPWHWCWRPANG; from the coding sequence ATGCAACGACGCCTGCCCCTGCTGATCAATACCGAGGCCATCGAACTGTGGCCTGCCGACCTGCTGCGCGCGCGCAGCAACCTGGATGCACGCCTGCTGTCGCAGGCGCAGTGGGTGCTGCGGCGCAAGCGTGATGGCCGCTATCTGGCGGCGGTACTGCCGCACGGCGTGCATTCGATGGTGCCGCGCCTGCCGCGCGAGCCCGGGGTCGAGGAAGCATTGGCGCTGCTGGATGCCGCGGCTGCACGGCCCTTCGGCGCCGGACTGGAAGATCAGTGGCTGCCGCTGGCGGGGCTACAGCAGCGCCTTCAGCAGCTGGGACTGGATCCACAGCGCTATGCCGACCACAGCGGCCTGCCGCTGGAACCCGAACCCTGCCTGCTGCACTTCGCCGGCCGTGATCGTTTCGCCCGCCCGCTGTGGCTGCGCCAAGGCGCCGCACAGGGCTGGCGGCGGATGCGACTGCACGCAGCACAGGATGGCATTGCGCTGGACGCCATCTCCGGCTTCCGCAGCCATGCCTACCAGTTGGGCATCTTCGAACGGAAGCTGGCGCGCGGCTTGAGCGTGGCGGAGATCCTGAAGGTCAATGCCGCCCCGGGTTTCAGTGAACACCACAGCGGCCACGCGCTGGACATCGGTACACCGGGCGACGCCCCGGCTGAAGAATCGTTCGAAGCCACCGACGCGTTTGCGTGGCTGCAGGCGAATGCCGGTGGGCATGGCTTCCAGCTGAGCTACCCGCGCGACAACCCGCATGGGATCGTCTACGAACCTTGGCACTGGTGCTGGAGACCGGCCAACGGCTGA
- a CDS encoding PH domain-containing protein, which translates to MGGSDPKPFDVAESSPLRVLWIVLPLLAAFVACLYAQLYKAPANAPWIEVTLSPPWFRMGGSAAWSLIVIAVLAVGLGAAFFRRRVELAGNVLDVRSTMYRRRVPVAQLRLDQAEVVDLQRDRRYGIRVKTNGYSMPGFYSGHFRLQGGGKGFALVTDRARVLALPVSDGSTLLLSVDRPQAPLDALRKVAASAPRQ; encoded by the coding sequence ATGGGCGGCAGTGACCCGAAACCCTTTGACGTGGCCGAGAGTTCGCCGCTGCGCGTGCTGTGGATCGTGCTGCCGCTGCTGGCTGCCTTCGTGGCCTGCCTGTATGCGCAGCTGTACAAGGCACCGGCGAACGCACCCTGGATCGAAGTAACGCTGTCGCCGCCCTGGTTCCGGATGGGCGGCAGTGCGGCATGGAGCCTGATCGTCATCGCTGTACTCGCTGTCGGGCTGGGGGCCGCCTTCTTCCGCCGCCGGGTGGAGCTGGCCGGCAACGTGCTGGACGTGCGCTCGACGATGTACCGGCGGCGCGTGCCGGTGGCGCAGCTGCGGCTGGACCAGGCCGAGGTGGTCGACCTGCAGCGTGACCGCCGCTATGGCATCCGTGTCAAAACCAATGGCTATTCAATGCCGGGCTTCTACTCGGGCCACTTCCGCCTGCAGGGAGGCGGCAAGGGCTTCGCCCTGGTCACCGACCGTGCGCGTGTCCTCGCCCTGCCGGTCAGTGATGGCAGCACGCTGCTGCTCAGCGTGGACCGGCCGCAGGCGCCGCTCGATGCGCTGCGCAAGGTGGCCGCGTCGGCACCACGGCAGTAA